The genomic window GAATGGGATTACGAGCAAGCAACAAAAGGTGGATACCCTCATTTTATGATTAAAGAGATTCTTGAACAACCAAAATCTATCGAAGAAACTTTAAACAGAAGAATTAAAGATAATGCTCCTGATTTCTCTGATATCTTAACTGATGAAGAGATAAAAAAAATCAACATGGTTCATATTGTTGCTTGTGGTACGGCATATCATGCAGGTCTTCAAGGACAATTTGCTCTTAGAACATTAGCTAAAACGAACTCTTATGTTGAGATAGCTTCTGAATATAGATATATGAATCCTTTTGTTGATGAAAATACTCTTGCTATTTTTGTTAGCCAGTCTGGTGAAACTTTAGATACTTTGGCAGCTTTAAAAGAAGCAAAAGCTAGAGGAGCTAAAACAATCGCTATTACTAATGTTGTTGGTTCGACTATTTCAAGAGAAGCTGACAAAACTATCTATACAATGGCTGGACCTGAAATTGCAGTTGCATCAACAAAGGCTTATACTACACAAGTTATTATGTTACAACTTTTAGCTATTTATTTAGCTGAAAAAAAATACGTTATGAATAAAGAAGAGGTTGCAAAAGCAATCAACACTTTATATAGCATTCCAAAAAAAATAGAATTTACTTTAAATAAAATTGAAGAGATCAAACCGATTGCTGAAACTTTAAAAAACAAAGTAAATGGTTTTTATATTGGAAGAGGATTAGATTTTTCTATAGCTCTTGAAGGTTCTTTAAAAATGAAAGAAATTTCATATATTCATACTGAAGCTTTCCCTGCTGGTGAGTTAAAACATGGTTCTATAGCACTTATCGAACCAGGAACACCAGTTGTAGTTGTCGGTATGCAATCTAATTTATTAGAGAAAACTATTTCTAATATAAAAGAATTAAAAGCTAGAGGAGCTTACATTATTTCTGTTGGAAGAGAAAATGATCACGAATTAAAAAGTGTTTCAGATAACTTCATCGGAATTCAAGATATCGAAGATGTCTTCTCGGGTGTATTATCTATCATCCCTTTACAACTACTTTCTTATTATACATCAATCGCTAAAGGAATTGATGTCGATAAACCTAGAAATTTAGCAAAATCTGTTACTGTTGAATAAAATTTAAAAAACAAAGGAGGAATTCAAAATTAATAATACATTAAAAGGTGCCATTTGGATGTGTATTTCGGCTCTTGGAATGGCTTTAATGGGAGCGACCGTTAAATTTATCGGAAGTGACATTTCAACTTTTGAAAAACTCTTTTTTAGAAATTTAATTGGTGTTTTTCTTCTACTTTACTCTATAAGAGGTAAAAATATTAATATTTGGGGAAGTAGCCCTCACAGTCGATTATTTATGGTGTATAGATGTGTTGCCGGACTTACAGGTGCCGTTCTTTACTTCTATTGTATAAACAAGCTTTATTTAGCTGATTCATCTTTACTAAATAAACTTTCACCATTTTTCGTAACTATTTTTGCCACTATCTTTTTAAAAGAAAAGTTAGAAAAACACCAGATACCTATTTTAATAGTTGTTTTATTTGGAGCATTACTAGTTATTAAACCTAAATTTAGTTTTGAAATGCTTCCAGCTCTTGCTGGATTCATGTCAGCTGTTTTTGCTGGTGGTGCATATACCTTAGTTAGATATTTGAGAACAATGGAAGAGCCTACGACATTAGTTCTTTGGTTTTCCGCTTTTTCTACAATTGGTATGATCCCACCCATGTTAATCAAAGGGTTTGTTGTTCCAAATAATACACAACTACTTTATTTAGTTCTTACTGGTATTTTTGCTACTATCGGTCAAATTGCACTAGCTTATGCATATAAATATGCACTTGCAAGTCAAGTATCTATCTATCAATATCTTAGTATTATATTCTCTGCAATAATTGGATTTATATTTTGGAAAGAGATTCCAGATTTATTAAGTTTAATTGGTGGATGTATTATATTAGGAGCAGCTTTTTTCAACTATAAAGTATCTAAAAAAATATAAAAAAAGTGTGGAAATTTAATATAATTTCCACACTTTTTATTTTTATAAAACTTTTCTAACTTGCCAAAGATGACTGTTCCAGTAGGAATCTATATTCGAAATAATAACCCCTCTAGATGTTGAAGCATGCAAAAATCTATTTCTTCCCAAATAAACTCCCACATGATGTGTTTTTCTCCACCCTATTTTAAAAAATACCAAATCTCCAACTTCCCAGTCGTTACGATTTTTAACTTTTTCTCCCTCTTTTGCCATTGTTTTAGTTGTTCGAGGAAGCTGCTTTTCAAATCTTTCTCTATACAAACGTTGAACAAGAGCTGAACAATCAACACCTTTTTTAGTTGTTCCACCCAGTCTATAAGGTGTCCCTTTCCAAACTCTATAAAAACTAGTTATCTCTCCTGTCCTTTTAGCTCTTTCTTTTTCACTTATATGTGCCGATGAACATCCTGTAAAAAAAATTAACATTAGCAAAAATAGATATTTTATACTTTTTTTATTTTTTATCAAAATCCAATTGTACTCCTGAAGTTGTAGTTATAACGATTCCTTTTTCAGTTAATTTAATATTTTTAGCCTCATTTAGATTTTTTAAGTATTCCTGCTCTTGTTTCATTAATTCTTCAGGTCCCATCATTCTTGTTGATCCAGGATTTTCTATCGTAATTGTTTGTCCATCAATCTTATAATTAGCAAAATAATTATTTACTCCCGCTTTTCCTGACAATCTATCTTTTTCAAAAGTTACATCAACTTCACTACCATCTATAACTTTTTGTAGAACATATGTGTTCCCAATTATTTTAGAAGCCACATCCTCTTTTTTTCCAAAACATCCTACAAACATTAAACCAGTAACCATAAATAAAAATATTTTTTTCACACTTTCACCTCTTATTTCAAATTTTGTCACCAATATAAATTGATGAGTTATTTTAACATTTTAAAGATGAGTATTCAACTTCTATCTTCAGTATTTTTTATATATTCTTTAGAAAAAAATTTAATTTTACATTTTCTAAAACTTCATTATTTCGACTTACCACTTCATATTCAAAACTATTTTCAAAATTCAACTTATCTGCTCGAGTTAGCATTATATACAAATCCCCATTTTCAAC from Cetobacterium sp. 8H includes these protein-coding regions:
- the glmS gene encoding glutamine--fructose-6-phosphate transaminase (isomerizing), which gives rise to MCGIVGYVGQGRAKTVILEGLEKLEYRGYDSAGIAVIKDSEITIEKKKGKLQNLEDHLKNVELKSNIGIGHTRWATHGEPSDRNSHPHYNKDKSIAVVHNGIIENYSSIKKDLQEKGYVFESDTDTEVVAHLLDYFYEGDLFNAVTRMLEVIKGSYALGIIHKDYPNELICTRKDSPLVIGIGNNENFIASDVPAILKYTKNVHFLEDGDIARISAESIKIFDKTLTPVEREVKVIEWDYEQATKGGYPHFMIKEILEQPKSIEETLNRRIKDNAPDFSDILTDEEIKKINMVHIVACGTAYHAGLQGQFALRTLAKTNSYVEIASEYRYMNPFVDENTLAIFVSQSGETLDTLAALKEAKARGAKTIAITNVVGSTISREADKTIYTMAGPEIAVASTKAYTTQVIMLQLLAIYLAEKKYVMNKEEVAKAINTLYSIPKKIEFTLNKIEEIKPIAETLKNKVNGFYIGRGLDFSIALEGSLKMKEISYIHTEAFPAGELKHGSIALIEPGTPVVVVGMQSNLLEKTISNIKELKARGAYIISVGRENDHELKSVSDNFIGIQDIEDVFSGVLSIIPLQLLSYYTSIAKGIDVDKPRNLAKSVTVE
- a CDS encoding DMT family transporter; the encoded protein is MNNTLKGAIWMCISALGMALMGATVKFIGSDISTFEKLFFRNLIGVFLLLYSIRGKNINIWGSSPHSRLFMVYRCVAGLTGAVLYFYCINKLYLADSSLLNKLSPFFVTIFATIFLKEKLEKHQIPILIVVLFGALLVIKPKFSFEMLPALAGFMSAVFAGGAYTLVRYLRTMEEPTTLVLWFSAFSTIGMIPPMLIKGFVVPNNTQLLYLVLTGIFATIGQIALAYAYKYALASQVSIYQYLSIIFSAIIGFIFWKEIPDLLSLIGGCIILGAAFFNYKVSKKI
- a CDS encoding C40 family peptidase, whose translation is MIKNKKSIKYLFLLMLIFFTGCSSAHISEKERAKRTGEITSFYRVWKGTPYRLGGTTKKGVDCSALVQRLYRERFEKQLPRTTKTMAKEGEKVKNRNDWEVGDLVFFKIGWRKTHHVGVYLGRNRFLHASTSRGVIISNIDSYWNSHLWQVRKVL
- a CDS encoding META domain-containing protein, with the translated sequence MKKIFLFMVTGLMFVGCFGKKEDVASKIIGNTYVLQKVIDGSEVDVTFEKDRLSGKAGVNNYFANYKIDGQTITIENPGSTRMMGPEELMKQEQEYLKNLNEAKNIKLTEKGIVITTTSGVQLDFDKK